One genomic segment of Methanothermobacter wolfeii includes these proteins:
- a CDS encoding phytoene/squalene synthase family protein, translating to MVDDRIYSIFKRGSKTYFYSTLFFPGDVRRDVFILYSFLRKADDYVDAIPQDTEGFYSFVERYRTAMSGERTGDIVVDSFSELSARKSFRREWTDAFLKSMEMDITVSDYGTMKDLDEYLFGSSEVVGLFMARIMGLDEDSYPYARYLGRAMQYVNFIRDISEDLQLGRLYFPREELERFDLESLEYGEVMGKKDNFISFLRAQIGIYREWQSTAEKGYSYIPYRYLLPIKTAADMYLWTARVIEMNPLTVYERKVKPSKGRIVSGAITNMFRIIPVTHRG from the coding sequence TTGGTTGATGACAGGATTTATTCGATATTCAAGAGGGGAAGTAAAACATACTTCTACAGCACCCTTTTCTTCCCGGGGGATGTTAGAAGGGATGTCTTCATCCTCTACAGTTTTTTAAGAAAGGCTGATGACTACGTTGATGCCATACCCCAGGATACCGAGGGGTTCTATTCCTTTGTTGAACGATACAGGACGGCCATGTCAGGTGAGAGGACAGGGGACATAGTTGTTGACTCATTTTCAGAGCTATCAGCAAGGAAATCATTCAGGAGGGAATGGACAGACGCATTCCTCAAGTCCATGGAGATGGATATAACCGTTTCGGACTACGGTACAATGAAGGACCTTGATGAGTATCTCTTCGGATCATCCGAGGTTGTCGGGCTTTTTATGGCCCGGATAATGGGACTGGATGAAGATTCCTATCCCTATGCAAGGTACCTTGGAAGGGCCATGCAGTATGTTAACTTCATAAGGGATATTTCAGAGGACCTCCAGCTTGGAAGACTTTATTTCCCCAGGGAGGAACTTGAAAGATTTGACCTTGAAAGCCTGGAGTACGGGGAGGTGATGGGAAAGAAGGATAACTTCATATCATTCCTCAGGGCCCAGATAGGGATATACAGGGAGTGGCAGAGCACCGCAGAGAAGGGCTATTCATACATACCCTACCGTTATCTTCTGCCGATAAAGACCGCAGCGGACATGTACCTCTGGACGGCCCGTGTCATAGAAATGAACCCCCTAACGGTCTATGAAAGGAAGGTCAAGCCATCAAAGGGAAGGATAGTCTCGGGGGCGATCACCAACATGTTCCGCATCATACCCGTGACCCACAGGGGCTGA
- a CDS encoding prenyltransferase has product MVIQGSQGHGGVTDTFKFILRVSRPRFWIYTGGTYVIGYTLGAYGFMDFLAPSYYVYLIYFFLPANIFIYGVNDCWDEETDCLNPKKGTMEHMLESFERRKLLISLAAVAVLSAVLMLSQTPEEALIFLGFLFLSYFYSAPPLRFKEKPFLDFSSNYLYIMPGIFGYNLVTGSLPDLNLLVAGFCHIAAMHIFSAVPDTEYDSETGIITTPVFIGRRKALGLSAFFWIILSLLTVHLTDFHPLSFLVFLYPLFPLSVLLSERIRIERIYWYLPYINTSLGGLLFLALINNRVFHWI; this is encoded by the coding sequence ATGGTCATCCAAGGGTCTCAAGGGCATGGAGGTGTCACTGACACCTTCAAATTCATCTTAAGAGTATCAAGGCCGCGTTTCTGGATTTACACCGGTGGAACATATGTTATAGGGTACACGCTGGGTGCATACGGGTTCATGGATTTCCTGGCCCCCTCTTACTATGTATACCTCATTTATTTCTTCCTGCCGGCGAACATCTTCATCTACGGTGTGAATGACTGCTGGGATGAGGAGACAGACTGCCTGAATCCAAAGAAGGGAACCATGGAGCACATGCTCGAGTCCTTTGAGAGAAGGAAACTGCTCATCTCACTGGCAGCCGTGGCGGTCCTCAGCGCGGTTCTCATGTTATCCCAGACACCCGAGGAGGCACTGATATTCCTGGGCTTCCTTTTCCTCTCCTACTTCTACAGTGCACCGCCCCTGAGGTTCAAGGAGAAGCCTTTCCTTGACTTCTCATCCAATTACCTCTACATAATGCCAGGGATATTCGGTTATAACCTGGTGACAGGATCATTACCCGATTTAAATCTGTTAGTTGCAGGGTTCTGCCATATAGCTGCGATGCACATCTTCTCTGCAGTCCCTGACACAGAATATGATTCTGAAACCGGCATCATAACCACACCTGTCTTCATAGGGAGGAGGAAGGCCCTTGGACTCTCAGCATTCTTCTGGATTATACTATCCCTTCTGACGGTACACCTCACGGATTTCCATCCCTTAAGTTTCCTGGTATTCCTGTATCCACTGTTCCCTCTTTCAGTCCTTCTATCTGAGAGGATAAGGATTGAAAGGATTTACTGGTACCTCCCCTACATCAACACTTCACTCGGAGGCCTCCTATTCCTGGCACTTATAAATAATAGGGTCTTCCACTGGATATAG
- the cruF gene encoding bisanhydrobacterioruberin hydratase CruF: MDGRGVILILILGVYAIVLETIAIITGFPYSGFHYTGIIGLKLLGYTPFTVPFAWLPIFLGCAYLAKESVDGLPGFLLLTAVLAVLCDMVIDPMAVALRFWVWDNPGIFYGVPLQNFAGWLLTGFLAALILLAVLRDGFREMPEGSVSSLYLIMCFWTAASLFTGLEVPFITGTVIITLILYRTGLRLW, encoded by the coding sequence ATGGATGGTCGTGGCGTCATTCTGATACTTATACTCGGGGTTTATGCAATTGTACTTGAAACTATCGCCATAATAACGGGTTTTCCATACTCAGGGTTCCATTATACTGGCATTATAGGTTTAAAGTTATTGGGGTACACGCCCTTCACGGTCCCCTTTGCATGGCTTCCAATCTTCCTTGGCTGCGCATACCTTGCAAAGGAATCTGTTGATGGGCTCCCAGGATTCCTTCTTCTGACGGCCGTCCTTGCTGTTCTCTGTGACATGGTGATAGACCCCATGGCGGTGGCCCTCCGTTTCTGGGTCTGGGACAATCCCGGTATATTCTACGGGGTGCCCCTGCAGAACTTTGCAGGGTGGCTCCTGACCGGATTCCTGGCGGCTTTAATACTCCTGGCCGTGCTCAGGGATGGTTTCAGGGAAATGCCAGAGGGTTCTGTTTCAAGCCTCTACCTCATAATGTGTTTCTGGACAGCCGCATCCCTCTTCACCGGCCTTGAAGTCCCCTTCATAACCGGAACCGTCATCATCACCCTCATACTCTACAGGACGGGGCTCAGACTATGGTAG
- a CDS encoding carbon-nitrogen hydrolase family protein, which produces MLVTEDKYGNIERASSMVREAAGMGADLVVLPEMFICPYDTMRFAVYAEDENGPAVGAMGVLAEELGVYIVAGSIPEKTPEGVYNTSFIIDDAGNIAGRHRKVHLFDIDVPGEITFRESESLLAGDGATVIDTPHGRVGVGICYDIRFPELSRMMVLEGAEILIFPGAFNMTTGPAHWELLIRSRALDNQCYCVGVSQARNPDACYVAYGHSMVADPWGGVVLEADEGEGVFTLDLEMELIDKTRRELPILRNRRPEIYRGDSAARKTES; this is translated from the coding sequence ATGCTTGTAACTGAAGATAAGTATGGGAACATTGAAAGGGCATCTTCAATGGTGCGGGAAGCCGCCGGTATGGGGGCTGACCTTGTGGTGCTCCCTGAAATGTTCATATGCCCCTATGACACCATGAGGTTTGCCGTGTATGCTGAAGATGAAAATGGACCCGCCGTAGGTGCCATGGGGGTCCTTGCAGAGGAACTCGGTGTTTACATAGTGGCGGGTTCAATTCCTGAAAAGACACCCGAGGGAGTGTACAACACATCATTCATCATTGATGATGCTGGAAATATCGCCGGGAGGCACAGGAAGGTTCATCTCTTTGATATCGATGTTCCAGGAGAGATAACCTTCAGGGAGTCAGAGAGCCTCCTTGCCGGTGACGGTGCAACCGTGATAGACACCCCCCACGGTAGGGTGGGGGTCGGTATATGCTATGATATCCGTTTCCCGGAACTTTCAAGGATGATGGTCCTTGAAGGAGCAGAGATACTCATATTCCCCGGGGCCTTCAATATGACAACGGGCCCGGCCCACTGGGAACTCCTTATAAGGTCGAGGGCCCTTGACAACCAGTGCTACTGTGTTGGGGTCTCTCAGGCAAGGAACCCTGATGCATGTTATGTCGCCTATGGCCACTCAATGGTGGCCGACCCCTGGGGAGGTGTTGTCCTTGAGGCCGATGAAGGGGAGGGTGTTTTCACCCTTGACCTGGAAATGGAACTCATTGATAAAACAAGGAGGGAGCTTCCCATTCTAAGGAACCGCAGACCTGAAATCTACAGGGGTGATTCTGCTGCCAGGAAAACTGAATCTTAA